In Acaryochloris marina S15, a single genomic region encodes these proteins:
- a CDS encoding class I SAM-dependent methyltransferase, whose translation MPIVKTLKKTLYFGVQHHCPICQSNVRLFKPMGTTQVRLNAICPVCSSLERHRMMWLFFRQKTNLFAANLKKMLHIAPEECLSDKFSQCESIDYLTADLNNSAMVKMDLTDIQYPDNSFDIIYCSHVLEHIPDDAKAMGELSRVLKPEGWAVIQVPILREQTYEDWSITDPQQREQHFGQSDHVRVYGLDYKDRLEKAGFCVSVMPYLQEFSSEERQRFGFDIEKDDIYFCTLH comes from the coding sequence ATGCCCATCGTTAAAACTCTTAAAAAGACCTTGTATTTTGGAGTTCAGCATCATTGTCCAATTTGCCAATCCAATGTGCGTCTCTTCAAGCCGATGGGTACAACTCAGGTTCGGTTGAATGCCATCTGTCCTGTCTGTAGTAGTTTGGAAAGACATCGAATGATGTGGCTATTTTTTAGGCAAAAAACGAACTTGTTTGCTGCCAATCTTAAAAAGATGCTGCACATTGCTCCCGAAGAGTGCTTATCAGACAAATTTTCACAATGTGAGTCGATTGACTATTTAACGGCAGATTTGAATAACTCGGCAATGGTCAAAATGGATCTGACCGATATTCAATACCCTGATAACAGTTTTGACATCATCTATTGCTCACACGTTTTGGAACATATTCCAGATGATGCTAAAGCTATGGGTGAGCTATCAAGAGTATTGAAGCCAGAAGGCTGGGCTGTGATTCAAGTTCCCATCTTACGAGAGCAAACCTATGAAGATTGGAGCATCACCGATCCACAGCAACGAGAGCAACATTTTGGCCAAAGTGATCATGTACGTGTCTATGGCTTGGATTATAAAGATCGCTTAGAAAAAGCTGGATTTTGTGTCTCGGTTATGCCGTATTTGCAAGAGTTCAGTTCTGAGGAACGTCAAAGGTTTGGATTTGATATAGAGAAGGATGATATCTATTTTTGTACGTTACATTGA